From the genome of Falco cherrug isolate bFalChe1 chromosome 15, bFalChe1.pri, whole genome shotgun sequence:
AAACCAGTCTGTGGCTTGTGACAGGGAACCCGTGGTGTTCTATTAGTCTGTGTGCTCAAAGGACGTGCAGACCTGACAGCTGGGGCTGTTACTCatcctcagccagcagcagtgtggcAGCAAAGGTTTAGTGCCTGCCTCATCTCCTATTTCAGCTTGTGTCATGAAGGTACGTTACATCCTAGCACCGTACCATCCAGCACAAACCGAAGCGGTGCTGGGCAGTGTGTTCAGAaatagctgctgctgtggggctgctctgtTCTGAACCACCCAGCCTGAGGTGGGTTTGTCAGGGCTTTGATAGAAGCTCCatccttttcctcttgtgtcACCTAAACCCTGGCTTCTCTGATGCCCTGGGAAAATGCTGGTGTTGAGACCTTCTCTGGGAGTTAGCAGAACCAGCCTTAGTCTCCAGATGATAAATGTAATCTTTCTTGTTGCTGGCAAAGGGGAACCGGAGTCCCCAAGGATTTCCCGCAGTTTGTCAGAGACAGAAATAGAGCGCTGTAATCCCAGTGCCCGTGACCTCCCTCTTGCCTGCGTCTGCCCAAAATAGCCAGAAAGCACATCTGCACTCTGtgcaccagctcctgccctctCCTTCCCAAGGAGAAATAACAAGTATGCCAGAGTCCTTACTCACGTGAGTCATCTTGCCATAGTAGGGGTAATACATGAGATCAAATGTCCCGTTTCCAGGGTAGAAGTCCACCGACCTGAGATCGCTCTCATTGCCTTTCtgtcattgaaaaaaaaacccaaacaaaccaatgGTACATGCATGGCACGCGGGATGCAAAACACGGCTGCTTTCAGAGTAAGGAAGGAACTTTTACTACAAGCATCTCTCACAGGtccccaccagggcagagctgtgcctgcctgcccgcAGCGTGTTTACTGTGGAAGCCGGCTGCTGCTCAGCAAGccagagcacagcactgctgcaaagGCACAGACAAGGGTTAGAGGATCTGCTGCTTGTCAGTCCCCCCCTGCACTTGCCTACTGCTTTATTGCTCTCCAAGGGCATGATCTAGCGGCTGCACAGGCAGTGGGAGCCCTTCCCTCACCCCACGGCTGCTGGCTTGCGGGATGCTCCCCAGGACTGAGGGTACCACGGAGCAGCTGGGGATGGATgtgagcagctcctgcctcctccccaaCAGCTCCAGGCTCTGACTGGCACCCCACCACCCAGACCTGCAGGCCTGCCCtcagagcagtgctggggaggctggcagcagccagcagcaagggcCAGGGTGGGAAGCTGGAGACCGGTGGCCACTGTTGCTCCCAGCAGACCAACCCCTGCTTGCACCTGGAGGCGTCAGCAGCACGGGGTCCTGTGAGTGTTTGGGGCTAAGATGAGGACAGATATTGGTGGGGTGCATCAGAAGGAGACATTTGGCCTTCTACACACCACGCTGCTGAGCACGGAGGAAAGCAGTACCTGCACTTTGCAGTCGACGCTCACAGGGACCCCAGCACCAGGACGGTAGCCTATGATCTgcaaaaacaaaagatgttcGTGCTTGTACGAAATGCAGTGCCAAGTGCATGCTGCCTGCCTTCTGGAGAGCTTTTCTACATGCCagtcaggttgctcaggacagGAGTTACGTACCCCCAGAAGGAGGGTCTGCCATCTGTGCTCGAGTGCAGGATTGGTGCCTGagggcacaggcagagcagagcacccGGCCTCCCTGCAGTACACAGCCACTGCCCCTCACACTTCACACCCTCTCCACGTGTATTTTCCCAGCGCTGAGCCACCATGCTATTAGAAGATTTCAGATAAACTCAATTCTATGAGAATTCCCATTATAAAGAGACTGGGGCCCAGCGTGTAGCCCTGAAGCTCAGTTCCTCCCAGAGAGGGAACTGGCACAAGACCTTCCAAGTTCTCAGGCCTCATCAAATCAAATCAAGCAAGTTTTGTAGTCCTTTTATGTTTTCTAGCAGGTATGAGCCAGCAGGTTTTGGGATTCTAGTTCCCTTTTACCCTAAGCCTGAGAAGTGGAGGAGTTTCAGTCCCTGCAAGGTCTTTACTCATCACACGGGGATGCACTGAAGGAAGGAATGGAGACGACCAGCTTCCTCTGTACCCGGTTCATCTTCAGCAGGATGCAGGGCTGGCCTTTAGAGTAGCCAAACGTTGGATCCTCAATGCCAGAGCAGTTCTGCAGCGCAGAGCGCTTGAACTGGCAAGCCTTCTTCTCCTCGCTTTCATTGCCCCCTTGGATGAAGTACTGTCCTGAGATGCACTCGATATTCTTCTCCTCTTGAACTTTGTCGTCATAAGCTGGTGGGGACCAAGAGACTTGTTAACATTTCTCAAGCCCTGCAGGGACCTACGCTCTCAGACTACATCCATATGCTAAGGGAGCTAGGAAGTCCCACCTGGAAAGGCAAGGCTCCCTCCCACGGGAGCTCTTGTGACCACCCTCTGAGCCTGCCTTTCTGGAGGGGGGTCGGGAGATGCCCAGGAGGAGCCCCCTGCACCCTGTACATGTGTGTATGGATGAAAACAACTTTCCAGCGTGACTCCTGGGGTGCCTAAGAGCTTACCGGCTAGGAAGCGGTGCATGATGTCCACGTAGGGTTGCCATGTGCTGGGCTGAGAGACATTGAAGGCAATGGTGAACCCATTCAAGTATGGTCTGATCATTACTCCTGGAGAAGGAGACGGACCCAGTTAGACCAGGTATGAGTGGTCTGGTCACGGGCTTGGGGTGCTTGTTGCAGGGACTGGTTACACTGCAGCTGGGTTtggggctgggcacaggcacgggagcagcagcaccagctcacaAACCAACTCCCTTCCCAACCCGCGGATCCCTCACCTCCATTACACATCCAGAGGACATCGTGCAGGTCAAAATATCCCAGGAAACATAGGAGACCTGGAGGGTCTCAGCAGCGCTGTGGGAAGGTGATGGGCTTGGGGCTACACATGGGGGCTGAGgggtcccccctgccccctgctgcagggctggctccaAGCAGGGAGCAGGGCGAGGGGGCCTTATGTTCCCCACCAGCATGAAAACATAGGGAAAATCCTGCTTCTGACATAGGGAAAGGAGTTCTTGAACATCATTTTGCCAGGAATCCCCCAAATAATAATGCGTAAAAGCTGCTcttgatttgcatttttatttgaagataTGAGGTATAAAGGAGCAGCAAGTAAAAAGAATGGGCATCACCTATGAAATGCCTGAACTTGCCCATTTACCTTGAGAATAAGGATAACAATAATTAGCATAATTAGAATAACAATTAGTATAATTAGAATGAATGCTTCACACAGGGCTTTTTAAGACGCCGGATCCTCTGCAGAGAACCTGCAGCACTGTCGGTGCCCTGAGGTAAGCGATAGCACCCTGTGTTGGGGAGGGCTGAGTGACACCGGAGTGTACAGCTCCAGCAGGACTTTACCTGCCGGTAAAAGGTCCCAGTCTCACCATTTCGGTAGGACTTTGCTGTGCGAGTGCCAGCAGCGGTGCCCAAGGCTGGGCTGACATGTGTACATACCTGGCGGAGACACGCGGTCCCGGTACCTGGGCGTGTAGGGGCTCAGCGTGAGTAGCATCGCGTACACGCAAAAGGCAAACATTCCCGCCAGGCACGtgtaaaaaatgaagtaaaacagtAAGATCAAACCTGTAAAACAGAGAGGGGATGTTGCTGTTGGCACAAGCAGAACGCGTCCTGTGGGGtgtgtgctgcagggatgcACAGCCGTGCTCGGTGTGGCATCCTCCGCAGCTCTGGATCCATCCCGGaggtgggagctggcagcccccTTCCACAGACAGATCCTGGCATTTCTGGGTGCAGAGCTCTCAGCCGGACAcgctccctgcccagccctgggatCCTGGGATGAGGGCAGCTGCCGTTTGGCTCTGTGCCCCTTCCCAGAGCTGTGTCAGGACCAGGTCTGAGCATCCACCTGCCTCGGCTCTTCCCAACAGACAGACAGGACCTTGGCTCTTACCATTCCCACTCCCTCAGGTGAGGGTGCCCAGTGGTGTCAGCCCATCCGAATTCTCGATGGGCGCTGTGGGGCGATGCTCCTGCCCTGACTCCTGTTGCCAGCGCAGCAGTGACCCCGGCCTGGGACTGGAGCGAGCGGCACCGTGCAGGGGCTGCAACATCGCTGGCTGTTTCACAGCCCTGACATCCAGGGAAtgagtttgtttttcctctggaCCAGGCTGATGGCTGAGGATGTCTCAAGAGACCATGGCCTATGAATAAAACCCAGCAGCTCAGAAAGTGAACTGAAGCCCTAACCCAAACATTTCCCAGGAGAAACCAGCAGCTCGGGGGGAGCCCTGGGAACACAGATGTGTGCTCCTGCCATGCTTCTGCCgaggctgcagtgctgggaacCGCTGCAGGGCCgtgtcctgctgcaggctgagccgGGGAGGATGGGACCATCACCGCTGCTGGTGGCGCAGCAGGGATAATGTCCAGCGCCGCCACAGTGATGCTGGGACTGTGCCTTCgcaccagcctggcagggctggagctgccacTGGGGTGCTGAGCCAATGCTTGTCGGGACATGGTGCTGCCATTGTTCCTGTTCTTACGTTTCCCGCAATGCAGCAGGAAGCAtcaccagcagagccagggatgCAGCCTTTCCCAGGGGCTAGGGCCTCTGGTGCTGACCCTGTGGCCAGCTGGCTCCCTGCATTTTGGCAGCACAAGTCCCCTGAGACCCTGTCCCTGCGAcggggagcagccccaggctcTGCAAACGCCCTCTGCCTCACCCAGCAGATGAGACCTGGAAAGTTCAGCTCCGTTCAGCTCCAAATgctctcattttaaaagaacattttgttttcacagtagCTTCATTGCCTCTCTCCTGCCCACCTGTACAGGCATGTGAGCGCACACATGTGTGCAGCCAGGTGTATGTGTGTCCGTAGGGGCCATATAGCATACCATGATGCTCTTAGGGTACAGGAGGACACTACAGCGTAAATAACTCCCAGCAGTAGCCAGCTGGGGCCACATCCACACCAGCCTGAGCAAGTCCTCGCACAGGGCTTTTCTCAGCACCTGGCAGAGCCTCCAGAAACCAAACCCACTTCCCTAGGGACCATCACCCCTGTACTGCTCCCACACTCCAGTCTGCGCCTTCCCATCCAGCAAAGGAGCAGCAAAACTGGGCTGCCTCCATGGCCAGCAAAGGGCACAGGGGAGCAAATGCGGATTTAAAGGCCTGCCCCAGACTCGTGCTTGGGAGTTTTCAGACTCCTCCAGCACTCATGGGCAGTTTCCTTTGTTTCTCCTGGCTGTCAGCACAGGCTTTGCAGGAGACCCAGCACGCTCGGCGGGGGCACAGGCAGACTGCAGGGCTTGTGAGCGTGTTGCTGGTGCCAGCCAAGGAAGGCTGCAAACactgagcagcagcccctgaTAACTCACAGCCTTACACCGGTGCGATGTGCATGTGATGCTAGGCTGAGGTCGTGGGTTTTTGCCCTGCTGCTGAGGCTACGTGCTgtcaggagagcagagctgcaaaggCGGATGGCATTGCACATGCTGTGGCACCTTAGTCTTGGTCTGagcctgcagcagtgctgtccGTGCAGCCACGGGCTGCTCTGAACCACCCAGAGCACCTCCAGATGCAGTGATAATTTTTGAAGCCACATGGACATGGCTAAAATAGGGTGTTCAAAGACCCACTGGCACATCCCAGCCCTGACAGCACGGGTGGGCTCTGCTGTGGGCACCGCACCATGTAACACCCTAGGAAGCTGCAGGGTGATGGCGATGaccagcccttcccaccccagaGCCAGGCCACACGCAGGCAAGGAGGGCTGCTCGGCCCTGCAGTGCACACCCTCCCCAAAACACCTGCCCTGTGGCTCAGGTGCTCTTCTCCCACCACATTGATGACCCCAAAGCCACCTCCCCGTGGTCTCCTGACTTAGGCAGGAGCCAGgttgctggtggcagcaggggtGAGTGGCTGCATCAGACCAACCTGCAGTCCCCACGTTTGTTCAGGCTCTTAATTTCTTCCCAGTACATGGTCTGGGCAGCCTGCAATCTTTGCTTTCCCATCCTCAGTAAACATCAACATCCAGACTAAGGGTAACTTCCCCAAGGTTTTCTGCTTGTCCTCCTCACTAGTTCTTTATTGCAGTGGTTAGAAACATCTGCCCTGGAAATATGGGATGGGGGTGGTCAGTCCAAGCTATCAAGGATGGTCACAGGCAAGTGCATCTGTGgtgaagcagaaaaggcaaCGATCCCGAAAGCAGGGCTTGAGCAAGGACCTACCCCAGCTCTTGGCTGTTCTCCCCAGGCACGTTCTCTCCTCTGGGTTCCACAGGAATACCTTCATCTCCCCAGCCAGGTCTGCCCAGGTTTTGCTCCCCATCTCTGCCTTGGTCTCGTCCTTCTGTCTGTCAGAATCCTGGACTTTCTCCTCATGCTTATTTTCCTGGAAGAGTTACAGAACACAACCCCCACACGCAAGCTGAACATCTCATTGgccaaaaataaatgcaaaagcaCTTAATAGCTGGAAGTGTttcaaatttccattttcccatCATCACTCTTGAGTTAAAGAGAGGCAGTTTTGGCTGTTCTGACTTAAGATTGCTTAGATCCCAACATCCATTTTTCCATTACACGTACGTCACTGCCATCACACCAGGTACTGTCTCCTTGTCCTGGCATTTACAGAAACCCATCTTTTTCCACCTGTGTGAACATGACCAAGGAAAAGCTGTGACGTGGGAGGGCCAGGGCTGTTCCCACGCTTCTGCAACATCTCTGAGCTCAAGCACACGTTTTCTGTGCTACCACAGATAACAGCAGGCAGCATTATTTAAGAGGTCATCCAGTTTGGTTTTCTTGGCATGTGAGCAAGTGTTTAGTCTTTGGAGAAATCCctgtgttgttattttttaattacactgaGTTCCAGGGAAGAGCATCTCCCCAGGTGGTGAGAGTTTGTGTTTTGCCTCGGTGGTGAAAATTCATTTGTCCAGAGCTCAGGAACATGGATCTCTCTGTACCTGTGCCTGGCCAAGAGTCACCTGAGAGGAGACACAGCAGCTGTCCCTCACCGCCCTTGAACAGGCTCTGTGTCTCTACAAGCAGCTGACGAGGTGGCAGAGGGTGCAGACCTTGCTTTGAGcttggggcagggctgggccagGTACCGCTGGGGAGAAGAGGTGATGCTGAGATCTGGGTGGGTTCATCGCTTCCCTGTGCTTTAATGCAAACACTGCTGCAGGGTTCAGCTGCTCCCGGATGGGTCAGGGCCATGCTTGCCTGCCACAGCCACATCTCCCCAAGGCCACCATGCCCATGGCAAACACAGCCTGGCAGCGGCTGCACTGGCACGATTGCCCCGTGTCTGCGCTGAGGGCTGTGGAAATCTGCCGTCTGTGGGCACCTGTTGGAGCCAGGGCCAACAAGCGAGATATTTACACCCTGCAGGTTGCCTTGGGAGAGCCAAGAAGTGGCCAACAGCTTGGCAGAAAGTCTGGCTTGGAAACACCTTGGGATCAGGGGGGATTAAACTCTGCTCAGACACacaaatactgcaaaacagTGGGAACGGGGAGAGCGCACCGACTCTAACGCCCAAATTCATGCCTTGGGGATTCTGGGTCAGACCCAGGGGGGCTGTAAAATATCACCATCCCACTAATTGCCCCGATCAGCCCCGGTTAAGGCCCCCGTGGGGCTCTTCTGCGAGCACGCCTGCGTCAgagcactgctgccagcaaaacgcctgcagctgcctgtacAGCGAAGGCAATGCTTGGCTCGGGTCCTGTACCCCGGGCTGGAGCCCTGCCCGAGCCAGGTCCTGCATGGCCACAGCCCTGTACCACACAAGGCTGATGAAACCAGAGGATTTCggagcagagaagcaggagccCCAGCACGAGTGGCTGGCAGGGACATGGGAGAGGAGGtggaggggctgctgccaggACACCTGCAGAGGAGTAAGTgatggaagaagaggaggagaaggagttctccttcctcccactcTCCTCCCCATTAAATAAAGGAGCTACCAGCAGCTGCtatggaaacattttctcagACTGTCAGAGTAGCAGGGACTGCTCAGAGGAACTCTGCCAATGTTTAGTGCTGCTTTGGGAATAGCCCTTTGGATTTcacaccagctgcagctcagaggcAGTGAGGGCAGCGCATGGGCTGTATGCAGAGCCCTCACCCAGAAGCTGCTATCAATGCTTAGAGTtgtggggggacatgggggcagCCCCCCATGGGCTCTCACCCAGGGaaccccacagctctgccctgcagaagGCTTTTGCAAGGACGGAAAACTTTCCGGCTGTCCTGGCTCCATGCTGCATATCCAGTACTTAATGAAGGGTCCCATCCTGCCAGCTGGGAGAGGCCATGGGGGCTCCGTGGCAGCATAGGGAGGCTGAGGAggccccaggctctgcccacAGGAAGGAAGGTCTGTGTGGGGCAGACAAACAGCATGGGATGTCCCCACTGCCAGGTCCTGCCCGAGGTCCCTGAGCTAGGGAGCTAGGTTAGGTCTGGATTGGAACACCTCCCCAGTGTTCTACTTCTGTAGCCCAGGACCAGAGATGGCCTCGGAGCAGTCCCTTGCACCTGGAAAAGGAGCAGGAGATGGGGTAGGAgcatgctggggcagggagggggcacagccatgGCGGGACCTGTTGGGACACTGGACaacccctggctgctgcctgccgtGGCAGCTGAGGTGACGTTGGGTGGCAAAGCAAAGCTCGGGTTCATCCCCTGGTGGGACCACGCTGTGCTGATGGTCGTGTGTGtcctgggggaggctggggtTTTTCCCCCATCCTCAACCCCGACCAGGTCAGCTCTCAACGGCGGGTTCCTCCAAACGAAAGCCAGGTATGTGGAGGGTCCGTGcccaggtgtccctgcccctccTGGCCCCCCTTACTGCCCAGGACCACCAGCCAGACCctctgctgccccttcccctctcAGTACACAGTGCTTATGCTTTGCCTAAGGGATGCAGCAGCATTTCCTAAAGCAAAGTGGTTATATTTATCAGCCACAAAGCAGGTTCTTGGCAGTAGCCCCCGCCTCACCTCTCGGAGGGTGGCCAGCGGCCCCCAAAAGACTCACCACCTTCCAGTGGGGGCTCCTGTCCTGGCCCTCCATGCCCCCGGCGATGGCGTTCCCGTCCATCCCTGGGTgggaaatgcagagaaacaTGAGGGCTAGCACTGCAggagcccagggctgagcccagcaaGCACCAGCCCCATTGTGGATGTCATGTTGCCCCAGCTCTCGGGGACCCACaggcacagccccctccccagcacagctccccagcccctATCTCCCCCCAAAAAGGCTGGGTGAGCTCTGCTGCACCAAGACCTTTGCCTGTCTGCAAGGAACCACGCTGCTTTTCCTCCCTACCCTGCAGGACTTCAGCATTCAGGAGTGGGTCAAAAAATAACTTGCTTTCCTAAGAGGGGTGAGCTCAACGCAACAGGATCCTGTCCCAAGCCCCTGGCATCTGGTGCCCTTTGCAGCACCCTGGCAgcatcctgccctgcacccTAGTCCCCATcaatgccagccagcacccTACATGGGGAAGCCAGGCTCTCCGCCCCGGGGAAACCATGTAGCTGTTAATAAACATTGGGAAATCACTAGGGCTTTCGATGACTGCATGTGTCTGTCAATATGTGCTTGTCAGTCACAGTGGGGCCGTGGTTAATGCTTGCAAAATCTCTTTTGCAGTGAAGGGGTAGTGCGAGGGGCAGGTCTATATTTATCCCTTTGAACTGAGGCAGCAGCTAGGAGTGCGCAGCGCTGGCTTCCCCGACCTGGCTGTAAGAGCTGGGCCCAGCCACCAAGAGACAATCCAGAGGGACACCTTGTTGTGACACCCTGCAGACCTGGACCAGGGAATATCAGATTTGAAGGGAATCGCCCTTCAGTCGATTATGGGCACAAGCGGGTGCATTACGGACATGGGGGGTGCGTGCTGGAGTCCTGCGGCTGTGAGGGGCCAGTGTGGTGGGAgtgctggggggcagtgggaggaCAGATCACTGGTGTCaggccagctctgccagaaccctgccagctgctggatGTGCAGTGGCGCCTGGAATGGCTCCAGCGGTGTGACAGCAGCGTGCGAGGGCTGTCTATCCCTGGCTGTGCCCCACGCAGCTCTCAAGAAATGGTGGGGCTTGCTTCACACCgtctgtgccagcagagctTGGCACCATCCACCAGCTCATTCCCTCGATGTGTTTCCAGTGGGTCCGGCGACCCTTCCCTTCACAGGAGACCCCTGTTCAAcggtggggacaggctgccttGCCTCACTTAGCCCGGAGGCTGGGGACATCGGCCCCAGGCTTCTGCACGGCTGCTCCACGCTGTCCAAGCAccatttctcctttccctctcctgagTGTGGCTGAAAGCCGCTCACCGGCGGTGCTAACAAACGGgcacagcaggaaggaaaaaggccTGGCAGCTGCCCCGGTCTGCGGCGAGTTGGGAGTTGGCCGGGGCTGCCGCACACCGGCTGCTGGGCacgcaggcagggctggctcgGCACCTGCGCCCACGGGCCGGAGGGCACTGGGGTGCTGGGAAGGCAGGGATTTAACATGGCATGGGCCATCACgggccaccagcagctccctgagGACACACACGCCCCGGCACAGCGGTCACGCTGCCACATGTCCCTGGCATGGAG
Proteins encoded in this window:
- the ATP1B4 gene encoding protein ATP1B4, whose amino-acid sequence is MLPPAAAPRRSPPGHGGGQSPGSGSAAPARWGGSGGSCGAGALRAARCPRPAAGPGLAAGAGPRRSSAPHREGPWLRAVPARAPARPRCGAPVAWRALGRVLPLSGGVPALGPPAPTGSAGGGAQLPPHPPAPQRLPPASSLAFSKGMDGNAIAGGMEGQDRSPHWKVENKHEEKVQDSDRQKDETKAEMGSKTWADLAGEMKVFLWNPEERTCLGRTAKSWGLILLFYFIFYTCLAGMFAFCVYAMLLTLSPYTPRYRDRVSPPGVMIRPYLNGFTIAFNVSQPSTWQPYVDIMHRFLAAYDDKVQEEKNIECISGQYFIQGGNESEEKKACQFKRSALQNCSGIEDPTFGYSKGQPCILLKMNRIIGYRPGAGVPVSVDCKVQKGNESDLRSVDFYPGNGTFDLMYYPYYGKMTHVNYTSPLVAMHFTDVKRNYLVPVQCSLNGKGIINNVNSDRFLGRIIFTLSIGK